Genomic window (Helianthus annuus cultivar XRQ/B chromosome 3, HanXRQr2.0-SUNRISE, whole genome shotgun sequence):
TCATTCGGCAGTGTAAATTCGAGTCACTGATTGTTGATGTTGCTAGGTCTTGATTCAAATATAAGGATGATGTAGTGGTTATGTGGAACCCTCACTAAACGAACCACCCCGGGTTCAGTTCTGTTTCTTTTGTAACTACAATGTTTATATAGGTTACACTGAGTTAGATCGTATACGTGGAAACACACGTTTTCATATaattaacgcatcacataacgtgTCCTTAGCTATAAACAACTAAGTCgttgccgccgcaacgcgcggcctATGGCAAGAATCTAGTTAACTCTAAAAAACAAGTAAAAGAATGTAAATTATGTATTTTTAAAATGAATTGATAGGATATCAATGGAAAAAAGGCATCTGACCTGTTCTAATTGTTCTTATCCTCACAAAAAAAGTGctttttcatattttattttcaaaattcagaTTAGGAATCTTGACGAAACAAAAAGGCCGCTTTCCTTTCTCCAATTAACTTCTCCGTTTCTTCAATTTCCAAACAAATATGTCACACTCCAATTATCAATCAGTGGTGAGTCATCTGTCTTCTTAAATCAACGCTTTCATCTCTACCCTGTTTGTCTGCAGCCAGCTTATGCAAGATTCCCCCATTAAAGATTTCATTTTGATCCTTAGCATACACTCAACTCAATGGCATCTACTTCAGCTTCATCCATTCAAAAGAGCTTCAAGTACGATGTCTTTTTAAGTTTCAGGGGTGAAGACACTCGTAAAAACTTTGTTGATCATCTCTATCACGCTCTTACGCAGAAAGGCATTTCCACATACAGAGATGATGAAGAAATCAAGAAAGGTGAAAAGATCAGTGATGAGCTCATCAGATCCATCAAGGACTCGAAATTTTACATTATTGTTTTCTCCAAGAACTATGCATCTTCATCGTGGTGCTtagacgaacttgtcaagattaTGGAGTGCCAGAAGACGAACGAGCACACTGCTTTCCCGGTCTTCTATGATGTGGAACCTACCGAAGTCAGGAAACAAAGTGGCCCCGTTGAAAAAGCATTTGAGAAACATAAAGAGGAAGAATCTGCTGAGAAATGGAAAAAGGCTCTTAGAGAAGCTGCAGATCTGGCTGGGTGGGAGTTGAAGAACATCTTTGATGGGTACGTAATTCCGTCTACAGATCTCTGTTTATTTTTAATCTATGAAACATGAGTGTATCAATTATATATGATTGTATTTTTTAGATTTGAGATTAACTGTTCATACGGGATTTTGAGATATCTATTTGAATCTTCTTAGGCATGAAGCGAAATTGATCACAAAAATGGTGGAAGAGATCTCACTAGAGCTACGTTTCACTGACTCGAGCGTTGATGGGAAATTAGTAGGCATGGAGACACGTGTAAAAGATGTGGTTTCATCTTTAGACATTAATATTGAAGATCATGTTCGCATGATAGGGATATGGGGGATGGGAGGGGCTGGGAAGACAACTTTGGCGAGAGCTGTTTTTGATCAAATATCCTTTCGGTTCGAAGGTTCAAGCTTTGTTGGGAATGTAAGGGAAATGTCAGGAAACCCCCGTGGATTGAAGTCGTTGCAAAAACAAGTACTTTCAGATGTGTTAAATGATCCAAACATCATAGTAAATGGTGCATCTGACATGAAAAGGATGATGCGTGGTAGAAAGGTTCTTGTTGTTCTAGATGATGTGGATCATATAGACCAACTTGAGGCATTAGCTGGTGAGCCTAATTGGTTTAACCCGGGGAGCCGAGTTATCATTACAACAAGAGAAGAACAAGTGTTGGTGGCACATGGAGTGCCAAACAACTTGATTCTTCACGTCAATCTGTTATCGCGTGAGGAAGCAAATTGCCTCTTCAATAGGTATGCATTTAGGAGACTGATACCAAACCAAGGTTATGAAGAGCTAGCATGTCAAGTCATACACTACGCTGCTGGTCTTCCGTTGACGATCAAAGTTCTGGGTTCATTTTTACGTGGTAAAGATGAGCTTGAATGGAGAGATGCTTTAGACCGACTAAAAACAATTCCATTAAAGGAAACTCTGAAGATATTGGAAGTAAGCTATGACGGACTAGAAGAGGATTACAAGGAAATATTTCTAGATGTTGCATGTATactaaaaggttggaagaaagAAAAAGCAATCAGAGCGCTTGAAAGCTGCGGTTTTCATGCCAGAAGTGGTTTAAAAGTTCTTGAGCAAAAATCTCTTATAACTGTAACTCGTTATGGGAACTTGGATATGCATGACCATATAGAAGAAATGGGTAAGAATATTGTTCGTCGTTTGCACCCCAATGAGCCTCACAGACATAGCCGATTGTGGATTAAAGAGGAGATTGAAGATATATTGGTTAATAATAAGGTAAGTTTCACGTTTATTTGTAAGGTAAAGAAACTAACACATACTTATTTCTTATGACACAAGGTTCATGTATGTGCTTTCTTATTACAGGGTACTAAAGCAATAAGATGTATAAAACTGCTCTTGGTCAATCTATCTGTTGCCAAGGAAGGTCTTCAAAAAATGAGGGGACTTAGATTTCTTGAAATGGATCATCGATGTGATGGTGACTGTGAGTGCAAGGATATTGGTGAAGATAACATATGCCTACCAAATGGGTTAAGATATTTGTCTTTGTACAATTACCCTTTTAAGTGTTTTCCCAAAAACTTTCAACCAAATAATCTTGTTGGCCTTCAAATGCTGCACAGCAATGTGGATCAACATTGGGAAGTGGGAGAAAAGGTAGAATTCATTCTTTATAATGCGATATATCTATTGTTGTCATTACATAGAATTCATTCTTAGGTTTTGCTCTTGACAGGTTCTAAAGAATCTTAGATTCATTGACCTCTGGAATTGTGGGTCGCAATCCTTGAATATTGGGTTGAGTATGAATCTCGAGTGGTTAAATCTATATAGATGTAATCATTTGGTAGAACTTCACATGCCCGTTGAAAGTCTAAAGCTCAAAAGCCTCCGCCTCATTAATACTAAGTTGAAAACACTTAACCTTAAGGGAGCTCAGAATCTCGAGATCTTAGTTCTTGAAAAATGTGAGGATTTGGTAGAACTTGACATGCCCATTGAGTGTCTGATGCTTGAAAGGTTCCACCTCAGTAATACTAAGTTGAAAACACTTAACCTTAAGGGGTGTCGGAATCTCGAGAGGTTAGAGATTGAACAATGTGAGGATTTGGTAGAACTTAAGGTGTGTCGGAATCTTGAGACGTTAAATATTTATCAGTGTGAGGATTTGGTAGAACTTGAGATGCCGGCTGAAAGTCTGATGCTCAAAAGCCTCCACCTCGGTAATACTAAGTTGAAAACACTTAACCTTAAGGGAGCTCAGAATCTCCAGAAGTTGGATGTTAAACAATGTGAGGATTTGGTAGAACTTGACATGCCCGTTGAAAGTAGTCTGATGCTCAAACGCCTCCACCTCGGTAATGCTAAGCTGAAAACACTTAACCTTAAGGGGTGTTGGAATCTTGAGACGTTAGATCTTGAAAAATGTGAGGATTTGGTAGAACTTCACATGCCCGTTGAAAGTCTGATTCTCAAAACCCTCCACCTCTGTACTCCTAAGTTGAAAACACTTAACCTTAAGGGGGCTCGGAATCTCGAGAAGTTAGATGTTGAACAATGTGAGGAATTGATAGAACTTAACCTGCCCGTTGAAAGTCTAGAGCTCAAATGCCTCTCCCTCCAATGTTGTAAGGTTAAAACACTTAACCTTAAGGGGACTCGGAATCTCGAGACGTTATATCTTAACCATTGTGAGGACTTGGTAGAACTTCACATGCCCATTGAAAGTCTAAACCTCAAATTGATCTGCCTTCGATATAATAAGTTGAAAACACTTAACCTTAAGGGGACTCGGAATCTCGAGATGTTAGATCTTGAACAATGTGAGGATTTGGTAGAACTTCACATGCCCGTTGAAAGTTTTAAGCTCAGATCCTTTAACATTTGCTGTTCTAAGTTGAGAACCCTTGACCTTGGGCTGACTCCAAATCTTGAGGAGTTAGATCTTAAAGATTGTTATGATTTGGTAGAAGTTCATGTTCCTGTTGGATGTCTAAAAAAGGTTGCCTGCTCAAACTTAAGTGGCTGGGTCATGTTTGCACCTCTGTTGGTTAACCAAGGGTTTCCTGAGGTTGATCCTAGAACAGAGTTAATTCTAACTGTCACATCCTTAGATACATCTTCATTGCACCCTGACATTAATTTGCCTAAGTTCCAGCTTCGTTGTGTTTATAATGAAAGTCTACTCTCGCCGTCCGGAAATCTTGGGAAGCTTATTTCTTTTGGTCTTTGTGGTTGCACAAGCCTTGCGAGTTTATCAGGAAGTATATCTTTGAGAAGTATTTGTGGTTTACAATGTTTAAAGAAGCTTACACTCGAAGGCTTTATTCCAGAGGTGCCCAACGAGCTTGACCAGTTAGAGTTTCTAGAGGAGCTAACTTTGTCGTCAACAAAGATCAAACATCTTCCTGATAGAATTTGTATGTTGAAACGTCTTAAACTTCTCCGGTTTAAATCTTGTTGGCTTCTTGAGCAGTTACCTGAGGATCTTGGCAGATTAGAGTGTTTAGAGGAGCTGTACTTGACGGAGTGTCTATTCTTACGTGATATTCCAAACAGCATATGTGAGATGAAACGTCTAAAATGTTTCCATCTCCCATATTGTGTTCTGGTTGAAAAATTGCCTGAGGAAATTGGTCGTATAAATTGTTTAAAAGAGTTGAATATAGAAGGCACAGGCATAAAGCATCTTCCTCAGAGTACTTTTCAATTGAAAGGTCTGCGTATTCTTGGGTCTAGGTGGCAGCTTGAGTCATATGATTTTACATCGGTAACGCAAATTTCAGAATACATGGCCTTCTGGTACATATAGCTGTGGATAACATGCACTCCGGCCCACAACACACTGAATTCTTAACCGGTACTTTCTCATTTTTCTAATCAATGGGATGATACCTAGTTAATATAAAATATTAAGAATAAAAACCAAGAGAATGGCCATTCAATGCAAAGATTGAAATGTTATTaattcaagattttgaaacatgtTATTAGAGTTGGTTATTAAGTTTGTGTTGTTTTCAGGTCTAAATAATGAGAAAGATAAGTTGGAGGGCTGTTTGGGTAAAGGAAGCAAGATAGGAGGGTTAGCAGTGACAAAGAGTGAAAGCTGGAGGGTTCTTATTCATAATTTGCTCATGTATTCAAGGTATGATCCCCTACGACAATTTCAAAATGTGAAGTTTATTAAGTTCAATTATAAAGTTGAGTTAACCTATTTGACTTCATtagaaagtcaaactgtgttctTGATTAAGACTGGTGGATATTTATACCGGGTTGGATATGATCATGTTAAATTAAGTGCAGTAAGATTTTATAAACAATGTAAGATCAAATAACAGTTTTGATTTACATAAATATGCTTAAGAATTCACttcaaatttatccagatatatTGATGCACGTGATACTACTTAATGTTTTGGTTATTTGCACGTCGCTGCAGAGTGAAAGATGCAGAATTTGGAAAAGAATGGCTCAATGTGACAAGATTCAGTGACTAGGAAGATCAGAGTGAAGACAAACAAGAAGAGGACATCATATCGAACATTGCACCAATCCTTCTTGCTGTAAGCAGGTTCTTTGAGGCAAATCAAACAGTTGATAATATAAACTCATTTTGTCATTTTGGAGCTAAAGCTCATAAGTATCATGTTCCAGAGCGCACCAACAACCACTAGTCTCCAATCCGCAGTTGACTTGAGAAAAGGCTTGTGTAGGCAAATGAAAAAGGTCAAGTCTATTTGGCAATTGGCATTTCGTCGAAAATATGGAGTAACAGACCATGTGAAAGTTGATTTTGAAGGGCGTTTATTTCTCTAAACCTTTCTAGTTTGAAGATTAATATTTTGAGTCTTGTTCACCCACATCAGGTTATTTAGGTTCTTATTAATAATTTGCTTCTTAGTAATCTGCTTATAATTTAGGTATATGGTTATTGAGAGTATGATTGTGCAATGAAAGTATGATCCCCCAACTACCTACAAAAATTTTAGAATGTGAAGTTTGATAAGTTAACATAGTTGACTTATTTAGTAAGTCAAACTGTGTACTTGATGAAAATGTGTGGGTTTTGATGCCAGGTTGGACATGATCAAGTTAAATAAAGTTCAGTAAGACCTTGCAAGTGATATAAGATCATTTATAGGCTTTCATTCACATAAATATGCTTCAGAACTCCTTTCAAATTTATGGAGATGGATGCAGGTGATACATCAAACAACGGTAATCATAAACTTATTTTGCTACTAATTGTAGTCATTGGTCTCCAATCTGACCCATCAACCATTAATCAACGATCTGCAGCAGGCCTAAAGAAAAAGGCTTGTGTGGGCAAATAACAAAAAAGTGTAATGGACTTTCATCAAATTCACTCGCCTTTTTTACAGAATTGTATTAAACAATATTACAATATATGTGATTGTTAACCCGTGTTGATGGAAGCAACTGAACATGTTgcaatgaaataaaaataaaacagagaaTGGACAGAAATGTTTACAGCATGGAACAGGGTATGAAATTGGCGAATTAAAAGACTCTGCTGCTGTAATCCTTCTTTGAAGATTAAGTTTGTTATTTGAATACAGAGTCGGTTATTAAGTTAGTGTTGCTTTCAGGACATATGTAGTTTTTttacccgccgcgcgttgcggcggcgctGTACGCGACGTGATAAATTATAGACTACAATCAACCCGACTCGTATCCGAACTAAATTTACGTTAAAACATAGAGTAATCCGAATTCATGCCGttgaatgaaaatatattacatttgacccgacttgtttccaaacaaaatttacgtcgaaacgtagaccaatccaaaacgtacataaaataaacacctGTTGTAGCTCAAGATGAATCGGTATTGAACAGAAATTGAAATCGGAAATTGCAAAGTATTTGGCTAACACCCAAAcgtttattattattcaagaaaCTGACTCAAAACTTGAATTACAATCACTAATACCCAAAGCATGGTGTATTTATAATCTAAACACTCCTATTAGATTATAACTAGGATTGCTAATAAACCTATTATATTGGACATGATAATTATCACTAAATAATTAAACCTAAACACGTTTAAATATTCTAATAATTATCCACTCCATGGTTCCTTGCCTTGCAAGCAAAGGAATCTCTTTTAATTCGAAATTTCCAACAATCACCCCCGGAATTTCGAACTCGTAACTGACACGTCTTCAACTCCAACCTTTTCAGTCATCTCCTTGAACTTGATCTTCCCAAGAGCTTTCGTTAAAATACCCGCCTTTTGATCGATGCCACTAACATGCTCGACCACGATATCTTCACGATCAACACATTCCCGAATGTAGTGAAATCGGGATTTTATGTGTTTGCTCCTTCCATGGAAAACCGGGTTCCTCACGAGAGCTATCGCCGATGTATTATCAACACGTAACACCGCCGCTTGAATTTTCTTATTGAGTAATTCACCAATCAATTCTTTTAGCCAAACCGCCTGACACGCGGCTGCACTAGCCGCCATATACTCCGCCTCACACGACGATAAAGCAACTGTACTTTGCTTTTGAGAACACCAAGTAATTGGGGAAGACCCAAAATAAAAACGTGTCTCGTAGTACTTCTTCCATCATCCGGATCTATGTTATGACTACTATCGCTGTAACCAACCAACATATTTTCTCCTCGAGTATAAGTAATGCCATAACTAAAAGTACCATTTAAATAGCGAAGAATTTGCTTAATGAGAGCTGCATGAGATTGCTTCGGGCATTGCATGTACCGACTGGCTACTCCGACCGAAAACGCCAAATCTGGTCGAGTCTGTAAAAGGTACCGGAGACAGCCGACAATTTTTTGatatctcgttgcatcaaaatCTTCTTCGTCTTCAAATTTAGAAACTTCCACATTCGGGTCCATGGGAACATTAGTAGGATTACAGTTAATCATACTGGCTTCCGTCAGTATTTTCTTTGCATACGCCTCTTGCTTAATTTTTATCCCGTCATTGCTCCGCGACACTTCAATTCCAAGATAATAAGTAAGCTTTCCCAAATCCGACATTTCAAAGTTTTTAGCCATCCCGCGCTTAAACTCCATAATAAGTTTCAAATTTGAACCTGCCATAATTAAATCGTCCACGTACACGCCGATTAATAAGACGCCCGTTCCAACGGTTCTTCGGTATACGGCTTGTTCTTGCGAGCACCTGTGAAATTTCatatctaataaaatattatttaatttcgTATTCCACGCACGTGGAGCTTGCCTTAACCCGTATAACGCCTTTGATAATTTATAGACTTTATGCTCTTCGCTGTTTTTAACGAACCATTCCGGTTGAACgacataaacttcttcttttaATTCGCCATGTAGAAACGCGGATTTAACATCTAGATGACGTAATTCTCACCCTTCATTCGCTGCGAGAGATAAAAGTAACCAAACTGTTTCAAGTCGAGTAACTGGTGCGAACACTTCGTCAAAATCGACTCCGAGTTGCTGAACATAACCCTTCGCCACGAGTCTAGCCTTGTGTTTATTTAGTGAGCCATCCGCGTTTCGTTTAACcttgaaaacccactttaatCCAATCGCTTTTGCATCACGCGGTAACTTGGTTAACGACCaagtattatttttattaattgaTTCGATTTCTGTACACATTGCTTTCATCCAATCTAGTTTAGATTTTGCATCGTCAAAGCGAACCTGTTCATCATCTGCAAGTAATAAAAAATCTTCATCAATCATACTCGAATTTAATACGTAATCATTAAAACGTATCGGGGTAACCGTTGCGCGATTAGATCTATGAACAACCGGGTCAGGCGTCATAAAATTATTTTGTTCCACACTGTTACCGTTCACGTTGATTGGCCTGCTACTATTTTGAGCCGCACAAACTAGTTCACGCGACATGGAGCTTTGATTGTTTGGAGTCGTAATTGCCTGTTCTCGTATTATTGGCCTTTGGCAAGATGGGTTGCTAGTAGCAATAACTGACTGTGATTTAATTGGGCCTTGTGAGCCCAAAATTTCAGGTAGATTACCTTCGAATACCAAGCACTTTCGATATTGAACCTATCTTTTACGATTTCCGGATTAATGCTTTTGGTACTGTACAATACCAAGCTCATCCCTATTATAATGATTGTAGTCAACATCGCATGTTTTTAGGAATcgtaatattaatatattattcaTTAGTTGTAAAAATATACCAATGTACAATATTctctttaattaaaaaaaagtgtTAATATTAGCCTACCTCTTCCCTCTATCTCTATATATACATAGATATGTATACAGAGATAGAGTGAAAAAATGATGAGAATAACTGAATAAGAGTTTTGAAGTATGAGAATAGGAGCTTATAAAAAAACTTACAACAAAAAATCGGTCTGAATTCAAACCCTGTGAATTTCATTTCGTTATATGGAAGATGTATTTAGAGATTATTTGGTTCTTGTTTGTGTTGCGTTATAATAATTGATTGGAAAAAAGGAAAGCCATATGTGTATATAGATCACACATGATTTCATTGAACCATATAATGTACGTTCCATTGTGAAATGTATATTGTTTGGACACGGGACGTCACGTCAGTTGTTTGTGTCCCGCAACACTGGGGTCAATATGGCTAGCTTGGTCCAAATAGGACACCTTAACCAATGAAGTTAATAATTATCATTGGTGTACAAATACAAATATGAAAGATCAAATCGATCTTTTATTTTTGGGAAAAGGGAGTTTTAAATGGGGAAAACCAGTTTCTGGCTTAGTTTGCAGTTTATATTTCTCTAAAATGAGTTTTGGATTCAATTCAAAATCAAGATCAACCTAATTTCATAATTGTGTTATTTTATAAACATGGAAAAAGTTCTTTAAGATTCATTATTTTAAAAATTAGGAAGTCATTTTGTCATCAAACTAGTAAAGgttggttttgatttttattcCTTTCGAGTGATTCTTTTAGTTCTAATATAATGTAAGTTTATCAACTATACGTCCCATGTAATGAACGTGGTATTATTATATTTAGTTTGGTAACGGGGAGTGATTGACGACGATTTTAGAGGATCTCTTGGCCCACGACTTGACCTGTATTCTTATTAATCTTTATATAATTTGTCATCacaaccatttgtcaaatgtcaaaTTATTGTCATAATGGTCAGATATGTATTTATTTTATGGATTTTAAAAATTCTCATATATATCCCGCAATTTCAAATGAtcgttgtaacacctcgaaaattcacgtcctataatgtgttgacacgtgttaTAAGCCTTGAGCGTGTGGAAGAATACtctagaaggactaaagttgacaaacaaagaaactATGTGAAaataagggttcaaaatgtcaacaatggataaatatactttacaataaccctacatgatgtttatacccttaaacgaatgaatcatggatcacacgaagctaattgtgaaagaaagtgggagattacaaactacacgggttaaatgtgtcaacatgtttaagttatacctctgagtgaccttttagcaaacccgaagccttgtaacgattaattatgctcactaaaatgcatgataaaaatttcaccaagtttcgttatcatatgagaaagttatgataaaatTCGTATTCGTGGGGTTggaagcgtcaacattgaaattGATGACTTTTCGGGTAAACATAAAGTGACCAAGGACTTCACAAAGATGGTATAAGTCTTGAAGCCCTTGGAAATCAAATATGAGGGCTCAAAGTGCAAAACAAGAGATTAAAACAACTTTTAAAAGGACCGGGGGCCAAAATGCAAAAGTTGAAACTTATTTAACCTGATCATCACCCTCACACGGGCTGCGTAAGGATAGGCCaaggccttacgcgggccgcctgcgattgccagatgcagaaaacacaGACAGCTGTCTGTTTAGCCTTGTAACCGACTTAAATTGCCTTGATTCAATACCATGTGCTTCCTAAGATGGTTTTTAGGCCTTAGGGACACTTGTGGATGATCAGGGGTCCATGATAGACTTGTTTGGCACAATCTTGGACAAATTCAAACACTATATATTGGACCCTCATGTTGGCCACTTTGAGCATCCATTCACAACTCCatttctgatcatttctggagcacAAGGACCTTCCTCAACCATCACTAATCGTGCATTAGACATTTGTAAGTATCCTTGACCTCCCTTAAACATGttttgcttagttaattagcttaaagtcaaaccgtcgtaattaaggtttgacttattgattaatcactaatggtccaacGATTTGTCAAACttaaggtagttataagttggtaattatgtgggcattaaacccttaaaagggcaccctctgattcccgtTCTAACTAGACCatttgtcgggtcaaagttgtttagaaaaagtcaacagaatgctaatcttcgaattaacgcataatta
Coding sequences:
- the LOC110929728 gene encoding disease resistance protein RPV1, translated to MASTSASSIQKSFKYDVFLSFRGEDTRKNFVDHLYHALTQKGISTYRDDEEIKKGEKISDELIRSIKDSKFYIIVFSKNYASSSWCLDELVKIMECQKTNEHTAFPVFYDVEPTEVRKQSGPVEKAFEKHKEEESAEKWKKALREAADLAGWELKNIFDGHEAKLITKMVEEISLELRFTDSSVDGKLVGMETRVKDVVSSLDINIEDHVRMIGIWGMGGAGKTTLARAVFDQISFRFEGSSFVGNVREMSGNPRGLKSLQKQVLSDVLNDPNIIVNGASDMKRMMRGRKVLVVLDDVDHIDQLEALAGEPNWFNPGSRVIITTREEQVLVAHGVPNNLILHVNLLSREEANCLFNRYAFRRLIPNQGYEELACQVIHYAAGLPLTIKVLGSFLRGKDELEWRDALDRLKTIPLKETLKILEVSYDGLEEDYKEIFLDVACILKGWKKEKAIRALESCGFHARSGLKVLEQKSLITVTRYGNLDMHDHIEEMGKNIVRRLHPNEPHRHSRLWIKEEIEDILVNNKGTKAIRCIKLLLVNLSVAKEGLQKMRGLRFLEMDHRCDGDCECKDIGEDNICLPNGLRYLSLYNYPFKCFPKNFQPNNLVGLQMLHSNVDQHWEVGEKVLKNLRFIDLWNCGSQSLNIGLSMNLEWLNLYRCNHLVELHMPVESLKLKSLRLINTKLKTLNLKGAQNLEILVLEKCEDLVELDMPIECLMLERFHLSNTKLKTLNLKGCRNLERLEIEQCEDLVELKVCRNLETLNIYQCEDLVELEMPAESLMLKSLHLGNTKLKTLNLKGAQNLQKLDVKQCEDLVELDMPVESSLMLKRLHLGNAKLKTLNLKGCWNLETLDLEKCEDLVELHMPVESLILKTLHLCTPKLKTLNLKGARNLEKLDVEQCEELIELNLPVESLELKCLSLQCCKVKTLNLKGTRNLETLYLNHCEDLVELHMPIESLNLKLICLRYNKLKTLNLKGTRNLEMLDLEQCEDLVELHMPVESFKLRSFNICCSKLRTLDLGLTPNLEELDLKDCYDLVEVHVPVGCLKKVACSNLSGWVMFAPLLVNQGFPEVDPRTELILTVTSLDTSSLHPDINLPKFQLRCVYNESLLSPSGNLGKLISFGLCGCTSLASLSGSISLRSICGLQCLKKLTLEGFIPEVPNELDQLEFLEELTLSSTKIKHLPDRICMLKRLKLLRFKSCWLLEQLPEDLGRLECLEELYLTECLFLRDIPNSICEMKRLKCFHLPYCVLVEKLPEEIGRINCLKELNIEGTGIKHLPQSTFQLKGLRILGSRWQLESYDFTSVTQISEYMAFWYI